The proteins below are encoded in one region of Leptotrichia sp. oral taxon 218:
- the tnpA gene encoding IS200/IS605 family transposase, with protein sequence MLNINFGRGYVYSIQYHIVWCVKYRRKVLIDDIEKILKELLIEISNKNNIKIIEMETDLDHVHILIECSPQHFIPNILKIFKGISARKLFLKHPEIKNKLWGGHLWNPSYFVATVSENTEEQIKRYIQTQKEK encoded by the coding sequence ATGTTAAATATTAATTTTGGAAGAGGATATGTGTATTCAATTCAATATCATATAGTGTGGTGTGTAAAATATAGAAGAAAAGTATTAATTGATGATATTGAAAAAATTTTAAAAGAATTATTAATTGAAATTTCTAATAAAAATAATATAAAAATAATAGAAATGGAAACAGATTTAGACCATGTTCATATATTAATTGAATGTAGTCCTCAACATTTCATACCTAATATTTTGAAAATATTCAAGGGAATTTCTGCAAGAAAACTTTTTTTAAAACATCCCGAGATAAAAAATAAGTTATGGGGTGGACACTTATGGAATCCTAGTTATTTTGTTGCAACTGTTTCTGAAAATACTGAAGAACAAATAAAAAGATATATCCAAACTCAAAAAGAAAAATAA
- a CDS encoding cysteine desulfurase family protein translates to MELIYLDNAATTKMSERVIEEMTKSFKEVYGNPFSTHTLGQKAKAVVENARHIAAKNLQVEAKEIVFTSGGTEGNNLVIKGFLKENKNKGKHIITTKIEHSSVLKTFENLEKQGYEVTFLDVTKDGIVDVKQLKNAVREDTALVSVMFVNNETGVIQPIKEIGEFLEEKGIFFHTDAVQAIGKFKIYPKELKIGALTVSSHKFYGPKGAGFVFIDKKYNVEKEICGGSQERNRRAGTENVNGILGTGVALEEIYEKMDKVLKNEEKIQKYLEEKLKNEIGKIQRVEINGGNLERVKNITNVFIENTDIQMLLVALDMRGICVSGGSACMSGSLENSHVLKAMGMDDEKLKSSFRISIGKDTTIEEIDYFIENLKEII, encoded by the coding sequence ATGGAATTAATTTATTTAGATAATGCGGCTACTACAAAAATGTCAGAAAGAGTGATTGAAGAGATGACAAAATCGTTTAAAGAAGTTTACGGAAATCCATTTTCAACGCATACTTTAGGACAAAAGGCAAAAGCTGTGGTTGAAAATGCAAGACATATTGCGGCAAAAAATTTGCAAGTTGAAGCTAAAGAAATAGTTTTTACTTCTGGTGGGACTGAAGGAAATAATTTAGTTATAAAAGGATTTTTAAAAGAAAATAAAAATAAAGGAAAACACATTATTACAACAAAAATCGAACATTCAAGCGTGTTAAAGACTTTCGAGAATCTTGAAAAACAAGGATATGAAGTAACTTTTTTAGATGTCACAAAAGATGGAATTGTTGATGTAAAACAGCTAAAAAACGCAGTTAGAGAAGATACAGCTCTTGTGTCAGTTATGTTTGTGAACAACGAAACTGGGGTTATTCAGCCAATTAAAGAAATTGGTGAGTTTTTGGAAGAAAAGGGGATTTTTTTTCATACGGATGCAGTTCAGGCAATTGGAAAATTTAAAATTTATCCTAAGGAATTAAAAATAGGCGCTTTGACTGTTTCGTCGCACAAATTTTATGGACCGAAAGGCGCTGGATTTGTGTTTATTGATAAAAAGTATAATGTTGAGAAAGAAATTTGTGGAGGAAGTCAAGAGAGAAATAGAAGAGCTGGAACTGAAAATGTGAATGGAATTTTGGGAACTGGCGTGGCACTTGAAGAAATTTATGAGAAAATGGATAAAGTTTTGAAAAACGAAGAAAAAATTCAGAAATATTTGGAAGAAAAATTAAAAAATGAAATTGGAAAAATTCAGAGAGTTGAAATAAATGGCGGAAATTTAGAAAGAGTGAAAAATATTACTAATGTATTTATAGAAAATACAGATATTCAAATGCTTTTAGTGGCGCTTGACATGAGAGGAATTTGCGTGAGCGGAGGTTCAGCTTGTATGTCTGGATCGCTTGAGAATTCACATGTTTTAAAAGCGATGGGAATGGATGATGAGAAGCTGAAAAGTTCTTTTAGAATTAGTATTGGAAAAGATACAACAATTGAAGAAATTGATTATTTTATCGAAAATTTGAAAGAGATAATATAA
- a CDS encoding Cof-type HAD-IIB family hydrolase, whose translation MGKIEAIFLDLDGTTLTSEHTVSENLKNKLDELEKKGVKIFIATGRTFTSASPFVEMLKIKNPVITYNGGRIVDPATKEMIYEKPLDAQTVEKIIKIAREKNIHLNLYKDDKLYIEKETEEGKAYAKNVGIPYYVENFDNFFGKTSTKALFINENEILQKLKKELCEKMPDVTFVFSKLKYLEALNKEVNKGLTVKVMLEKYNISPQRAMAFGDQWNDLEMLKFVKYGYLMGNATEELKKEFSSDRITLSNDEDGIYEVLKNL comes from the coding sequence ATGGGAAAGATTGAAGCGATATTTTTGGATTTGGACGGGACGACACTTACAAGTGAGCATACTGTTTCGGAAAATTTGAAAAATAAATTGGATGAATTGGAAAAAAAAGGAGTTAAAATTTTTATTGCGACAGGACGAACATTTACTTCTGCAAGTCCTTTTGTTGAAATGCTTAAAATAAAAAATCCAGTTATTACTTATAATGGAGGAAGAATTGTGGATCCAGCAACAAAAGAGATGATTTACGAAAAACCGCTAGATGCACAGACGGTTGAGAAAATAATAAAAATTGCAAGAGAAAAAAATATTCACTTGAATTTATATAAAGATGATAAATTATATATTGAAAAGGAAACGGAAGAAGGAAAAGCATATGCAAAAAATGTTGGGATTCCATATTATGTAGAAAATTTTGATAACTTTTTTGGAAAGACTTCGACAAAAGCGCTTTTTATCAATGAAAATGAAATTTTACAGAAATTGAAAAAAGAACTTTGTGAAAAAATGCCTGATGTGACATTTGTATTTTCTAAGTTAAAATATTTGGAAGCGTTAAATAAAGAAGTAAATAAAGGATTGACAGTAAAAGTTATGCTGGAAAAGTATAATATTTCGCCACAAAGGGCGATGGCTTTTGGAGATCAGTGGAATGATTTGGAAATGTTAAAATTTGTAAAATATGGTTATCTTATGGGAAATGCAACCGAAGAATTGAAAAAAGAGTTTTCTTCTGACAGAATAACTTTGTCCAATGACGAAGATGGGATTTATGAAGTTTTAAAAAATTTGTAG
- the dnaE gene encoding DNA polymerase III subunit alpha: MESEFVHLKLHTEYSLLEGVGKIDEYVKKASELGMTSLAITDVNMFGAIEFFKKCKSAKIKPIIGLEVFFDGLENFGEYSLTLLAKNKNGYKNLCKLSSISFEKFSRKRNKIKYEDLKKYSQDLYVLSSGLNGEITNYILEEKNEIARKIMRKLFFDFGENFFLEIPASKKLERVKNILVETAKREKISNFVVTNDIYYLNEEDKILKKIVELIKGGEKSDSEEIINNKEIRDNDFYFKDYGEIKSSFENENEIFEKAIKNIQKIVQNCEIDFEFHKFKFPRYELPKNISEKEFLRKLVYNGIVKRYSIADFEAENEEDIKEIIKKFSSDKFKNEKNLDGKSIIKRAEYELKIIDEMGYNGYFIIVWDFIKFSKENGIYVGPGRGSAAGSIVSYTLNITDIDPIEYNLIFERFLNPERISMPDIDIDFDQEQREQVIDYVYKKYGSEYVAHIITFGTLKARLVIRDVGRVLNVKISKVDKIAKMIPFNMDLSEAKENVKELKNMYETDRQTREVIDYSLKLEGQVRHTSIHAAGIVISKDILTDEIPIYSDGKTKVVATQYQMKELEELGILKMDFLGLKNLTILRKIVENLEESKKYNEIFFEKSKNKVFLDKIPLDDKKTYELLSNADTMGVFQCESVGIRSLMKKMKIESFSDIVALLALYRPGPLGSGMVDDLILQKNSKTTIKYIDDSLKDILSESYGMILYQEQVMKILSELADYTLGEADEVRRAISKKNLESIQKNREKFVKNTLKKGILQSENPQKKANEIYDLIEKFGGYGFNKSHSAAYSLIVYWTAFFKANYPLEFFAAIMSVEVSNLDRFQVFVNEAKKNNIDLLLPDVNICNRDFEVVKNEKEKENKKEREIKEIKKIEEIEERREREKENKKEEDKEEKLENKEKQYRKENERCGSIRFGFCGIKGIGEMLFQNLSEELKSRKFDSYEDFSMRMKDNEMTEKQLKILIFSGALDKFGKSRKEMLDLVKDFELFDADEEVNVIFLEASDSKNSEDEKIKSKKFSQIELLEKEKKYLGIYVSKHPLDLKKVLINIISHDKIKNISKKNLKTLRIIGMIRNLNIFNTKKGENMAKFELEDFDGNIEIICFQNKYANFKDEIKENEIVILEGNVNFEDEKYNIFLENICKLENLEKRQDLKLFIKIDEDTIKKSQEIKKLILKYQGKNKVIQVLQKNQENQENQEIKKIKKNKFKISKYSINLSLNFLRRLVKLIGFEKLKIR; the protein is encoded by the coding sequence ATGGAAAGTGAATTTGTACATCTAAAGTTGCACACCGAGTATTCTTTGCTGGAAGGTGTTGGGAAAATAGATGAATATGTAAAAAAAGCAAGTGAACTCGGTATGACTTCTCTTGCGATAACAGATGTCAATATGTTTGGTGCGATAGAATTTTTTAAAAAGTGTAAAAGTGCTAAAATAAAGCCAATTATCGGACTTGAAGTTTTTTTTGATGGATTGGAAAATTTTGGAGAATATTCTTTGACTTTACTTGCGAAAAATAAAAATGGGTATAAAAATCTGTGCAAGTTGTCTTCGATTTCATTTGAGAAATTTTCAAGAAAAAGAAATAAAATAAAGTATGAAGATTTGAAAAAATATTCACAAGATTTGTATGTTTTGTCAAGCGGATTGAATGGAGAAATTACAAATTACATTTTGGAGGAAAAAAATGAAATTGCACGAAAAATAATGAGAAAATTATTTTTTGACTTTGGAGAAAATTTTTTTTTGGAAATTCCGGCGTCAAAAAAACTTGAGAGAGTGAAAAATATTCTTGTTGAAACAGCAAAAAGAGAAAAAATAAGTAATTTTGTTGTGACAAACGACATTTATTATTTGAACGAAGAAGACAAAATTTTAAAAAAAATAGTGGAACTTATAAAAGGAGGGGAAAAGTCGGATTCAGAAGAAATTATAAATAACAAAGAAATTAGAGATAATGATTTTTATTTTAAAGATTACGGTGAAATAAAAAGTTCTTTTGAGAATGAAAATGAGATTTTTGAAAAGGCAATAAAAAATATTCAAAAAATTGTTCAAAATTGTGAAATTGATTTTGAATTTCATAAATTTAAATTTCCTAGATATGAATTGCCAAAAAATATTTCTGAAAAAGAATTTTTGCGAAAACTTGTCTATAACGGAATTGTAAAAAGATATTCAATTGCAGATTTTGAGGCAGAAAATGAAGAAGATATAAAAGAAATTATCAAAAAATTTTCAAGCGACAAATTTAAAAATGAAAAAAATTTGGATGGAAAAAGTATAATAAAAAGAGCAGAATATGAACTTAAAATTATTGATGAAATGGGTTATAACGGTTATTTTATCATAGTTTGGGATTTTATAAAATTTTCTAAGGAAAATGGAATTTATGTTGGACCTGGGCGTGGTTCTGCTGCAGGAAGCATAGTTTCGTATACTTTAAATATCACGGATATTGACCCGATTGAATATAATTTGATTTTTGAGAGATTTTTGAATCCTGAGAGAATTTCTATGCCAGATATTGATATAGATTTTGATCAGGAGCAAAGAGAGCAAGTTATAGATTATGTCTATAAAAAGTATGGAAGTGAATATGTCGCTCATATCATAACTTTTGGGACATTGAAGGCAAGACTTGTAATTAGAGATGTGGGAAGAGTTTTGAATGTAAAAATTTCAAAAGTTGATAAAATTGCAAAAATGATTCCGTTTAATATGGATTTGAGTGAAGCGAAAGAAAATGTAAAAGAATTGAAAAATATGTATGAAACTGATAGGCAGACAAGAGAAGTCATTGATTATTCTTTAAAATTGGAAGGGCAAGTCAGACACACTTCGATTCATGCGGCGGGAATTGTCATTTCAAAAGATATTTTAACCGATGAAATTCCAATTTATTCTGATGGGAAGACAAAAGTTGTGGCAACTCAGTATCAGATGAAAGAGCTGGAAGAGCTTGGAATTTTGAAAATGGATTTTTTAGGTTTAAAAAACTTGACAATTTTGCGAAAAATTGTTGAAAATTTGGAAGAGAGCAAAAAATATAATGAGATTTTTTTTGAAAAGTCAAAAAATAAAGTATTTCTTGATAAAATTCCATTAGATGACAAAAAAACTTACGAATTGCTTTCAAATGCTGATACAATGGGAGTTTTTCAGTGCGAGTCAGTTGGGATTAGAAGTCTTATGAAAAAGATGAAAATTGAGAGTTTTAGCGATATTGTGGCACTTCTTGCACTTTATAGACCAGGGCCTCTTGGAAGTGGAATGGTCGATGACCTTATTTTACAAAAAAATTCGAAAACTACAATAAAGTATATTGATGACTCTTTAAAAGACATTTTATCAGAAAGCTATGGAATGATTTTGTATCAGGAGCAAGTTATGAAAATTTTAAGCGAACTTGCAGATTATACGCTTGGGGAAGCCGATGAAGTGAGAAGGGCGATAAGTAAGAAAAATCTTGAGTCAATTCAAAAAAATCGTGAAAAATTTGTAAAAAATACTTTAAAAAAAGGCATTTTGCAGAGTGAAAATCCACAAAAAAAAGCAAATGAAATTTATGACTTAATTGAAAAATTTGGTGGATATGGATTTAATAAGTCACATTCAGCAGCATATTCGCTAATTGTTTACTGGACAGCTTTTTTCAAGGCAAATTATCCTTTGGAATTTTTTGCTGCAATAATGTCGGTGGAAGTTTCAAATTTAGATAGATTTCAAGTTTTTGTAAATGAAGCTAAGAAAAACAATATAGATTTACTTTTACCTGATGTAAATATTTGCAATAGAGATTTTGAAGTTGTGAAAAACGAAAAAGAAAAAGAAAATAAAAAAGAGAGAGAAATAAAAGAAATAAAAAAAATAGAAGAAATAGAAGAAAGGAGAGAAAGAGAAAAAGAAAACAAAAAAGAAGAAGATAAAGAAGAAAAACTGGAGAACAAAGAAAAACAATATAGAAAAGAAAATGAGAGATGTGGAAGCATTCGTTTTGGATTTTGTGGAATAAAAGGAATAGGAGAAATGTTATTTCAAAATTTGAGTGAAGAGTTAAAAAGTAGGAAATTTGACTCGTATGAAGATTTTTCTATGCGAATGAAAGACAATGAAATGACGGAAAAACAACTTAAAATTTTGATATTTTCAGGAGCATTGGATAAATTTGGGAAAAGTCGAAAAGAAATGCTTGATTTGGTTAAAGATTTTGAACTGTTTGATGCAGATGAGGAGGTAAATGTCATTTTTCTTGAAGCTTCTGATTCAAAAAATTCGGAAGATGAAAAAATAAAAAGTAAAAAATTTTCACAAATAGAACTTTTGGAAAAAGAAAAAAAATATTTAGGAATTTATGTTTCAAAACATCCATTGGATTTGAAAAAAGTTTTGATAAATATAATTTCTCACGATAAAATTAAAAATATTTCCAAAAAAAATTTAAAAACTTTAAGAATTATTGGAATGATAAGAAATTTGAATATTTTTAATACGAAAAAAGGTGAAAATATGGCAAAATTTGAATTGGAAGATTTTGATGGAAATATTGAGATTATTTGTTTTCAAAATAAATATGCGAACTTTAAAGACGAAATCAAAGAAAATGAAATTGTCATTTTAGAAGGAAATGTGAATTTTGAAGATGAAAAATATAATATTTTTTTAGAAAATATTTGTAAATTGGAAAATTTAGAAAAAAGACAGGATTTGAAATTATTTATTAAAATTGATGAAGATACGATAAAAAAATCCCAAGAAATAAAAAAATTGATTTTGAAATATCAAGGAAAAAATAAAGTTATTCAGGTTTTGCAAAAAAATCAAGAAAATCAAGAAAATCAAGAAATTAAAAAAATTAAAAAAAATAAATTTAAAATTTCTAAATATAGCATAAATTTATCTTTAAATTTTTTGCGTAGATTGGTAAAATTAATCGGATTTGAAAAATTAAAGATAAGATAA
- a CDS encoding biotin/lipoyl-containing protein, with product MELKDIQELMKVMKEEKLEELKVQYGKVKLTLINSCDASPKINIAQPVKSAKKEEKVQKEEIIKSDNVGKIKLLDVSSGKEVKKGEILAKIYTMGIENEVKSTVDGVIKEVLVSDGIAVDFSKELFKIEIK from the coding sequence ATGGAATTAAAAGATATTCAAGAATTGATGAAAGTTATGAAAGAAGAAAAATTGGAAGAACTGAAAGTTCAATATGGAAAAGTAAAATTGACACTGATTAATTCTTGTGATGCCAGTCCAAAAATAAACATAGCTCAGCCTGTAAAATCTGCTAAAAAAGAAGAGAAAGTTCAAAAAGAAGAAATTATCAAGTCAGATAATGTTGGGAAAATAAAATTATTGGATGTAAGCAGTGGAAAAGAAGTTAAAAAAGGTGAAATATTAGCTAAAATTTACACAATGGGAATTGAAAATGAAGTAAAATCTACAGTTGACGGAGTGATAAAAGAAGTTTTGGTTTCTGACGGAATCGCCGTTGATTTTTCAAAAGAATTATTTAAAATCGAAATAAAATAA
- the accC gene encoding acetyl-CoA carboxylase biotin carboxylase subunit, producing MFKKILIANRGEIAVRIIRAARELGIATVAVYSEADKDSLHVKLADEAICIGKPSAADSYLKIPNIISAAQITNSEAIHPGYGFLSENQRFAEICEKNGIVFIGPKPELISMMGDKATARETASKHKVPMTKGSDGIVPTVEEAKEVAKWITYPVMIKATAGGGGKGMRIAHDEKELVENYIVAQNEANANFGNPDVYIEKYVEEPRHVEIQIIGDKYGNVVHLGERDCSIQRRHQKLIEESPSTGIDAKTREKMGKFAVKLAKGIGYDSVGTLEFLVDKEMNFYFMEMNTRIQVEHTISEEITGVDLVKEQIRVAAGEKLSFTQKDISIHGHVIECRINAEDSENGFLPSSGILEKYIPSGGIGVRIDSHSYQNYEIPPYYDSMIAKLIVKGKNREEAIVRMERALREFIVEGIDTTIPFHLKVFENKAFREGKFYTNFIETYFSEVLGK from the coding sequence ATGTTTAAAAAAATATTAATAGCAAATAGAGGAGAAATCGCTGTGAGAATTATAAGAGCAGCAAGAGAATTGGGAATTGCAACAGTTGCTGTATATTCAGAAGCGGATAAAGATTCATTGCATGTAAAACTTGCGGATGAGGCAATTTGTATTGGAAAACCAAGTGCTGCTGATTCTTATTTAAAAATACCAAATATCATTTCAGCTGCACAAATTACAAACAGTGAAGCAATTCATCCAGGATATGGATTTTTATCAGAAAATCAGAGATTTGCTGAAATTTGTGAAAAAAATGGTATTGTGTTTATTGGTCCTAAACCAGAACTTATCAGTATGATGGGAGATAAAGCGACTGCAAGAGAAACTGCGAGTAAGCATAAAGTCCCAATGACAAAAGGATCGGATGGAATTGTCCCAACTGTTGAAGAAGCAAAAGAAGTTGCCAAATGGATAACTTATCCTGTTATGATAAAAGCCACTGCCGGTGGTGGTGGAAAAGGAATGAGAATTGCTCACGACGAAAAGGAATTAGTTGAAAATTATATTGTTGCGCAAAATGAAGCTAATGCAAATTTTGGGAATCCTGATGTTTATATCGAAAAATATGTTGAAGAGCCAAGACATGTTGAAATTCAAATAATTGGAGATAAATATGGAAATGTGGTTCATTTGGGAGAAAGAGATTGCTCAATTCAAAGAAGACATCAAAAATTGATAGAAGAAAGTCCATCAACTGGAATCGATGCGAAAACTCGTGAAAAAATGGGAAAATTTGCGGTAAAATTAGCTAAAGGAATAGGTTATGACAGCGTTGGAACATTGGAATTTTTGGTCGACAAAGAAATGAATTTTTATTTTATGGAAATGAATACGAGAATTCAAGTGGAACATACAATAAGTGAAGAAATTACAGGAGTTGACTTAGTAAAAGAGCAAATAAGAGTGGCAGCTGGAGAAAAATTGAGTTTCACTCAAAAAGATATAAGTATACATGGACATGTAATTGAGTGCAGAATAAATGCTGAAGATTCAGAAAATGGATTCTTGCCGTCGTCTGGTATTTTGGAAAAATATATTCCATCTGGTGGAATTGGAGTGAGAATAGATTCACATTCGTATCAAAATTATGAAATCCCACCTTATTACGATTCAATGATAGCTAAGTTAATAGTTAAAGGAAAAAATCGTGAAGAAGCAATTGTGAGAATGGAAAGAGCGCTAAGAGAATTTATAGTAGAAGGAATTGACACAACAATTCCATTCCATTTAAAAGTTTTTGAAAACAAGGCGTTTAGAGAAGGAAAATTTTATACAAACTTTATCGAAACTTATTTTAGCGAAGTTTTGGGAAAATAA
- a CDS encoding Asp23/Gls24 family envelope stress response protein, whose product MNELGNVNISQEVVATIAELVVSEIEGVSSLVGGKSKNEIIKFFQSVSSGGKGIDVEVGETECTIDLYIVAKMGYPLPALAGEIQTKVVKAITETTGLKVQEVNVYIQKIVEDDKKDEVVVAEKTEE is encoded by the coding sequence ATGAACGAATTAGGAAATGTAAATATATCTCAGGAAGTTGTTGCAACAATTGCAGAATTAGTAGTTTCGGAAATTGAAGGAGTAAGCAGCTTAGTTGGTGGAAAATCAAAAAATGAAATAATCAAATTTTTCCAAAGCGTATCTTCTGGAGGAAAAGGAATTGATGTAGAAGTTGGAGAAACTGAATGCACAATCGACTTGTATATCGTAGCTAAAATGGGTTATCCATTACCTGCTCTTGCTGGAGAAATTCAAACAAAAGTGGTAAAAGCAATTACAGAAACAACTGGACTAAAAGTTCAGGAAGTGAATGTATACATTCAAAAAATTGTTGAAGATGATAAAAAAGATGAAGTAGTAGTGGCAGAAAAAACAGAGGAATAG
- the amaP gene encoding alkaline shock response membrane anchor protein AmaP, translated as MTAILGFLAKLSVILGFIGIAFSSISDILFKTTYLDQLDNAIDLSDFNVKILVGVVAIIYLVLFLLSYVNKLTKYSQNKKVRNKNGEIEVSIKTINETTKEFLKTKEIIKSSKVRSYSKGKAVVIEASVDTYNVEDLNDKLSNIQNELTDYVFHSTGITVKKSKIKLRKVLSETITEKKAVDFSENTDKNREQKKETENEKNSETSEKTE; from the coding sequence ATGACAGCTATATTAGGATTTTTAGCAAAATTATCAGTAATATTGGGATTTATCGGAATTGCCTTTTCTAGTATTTCAGATATTTTATTTAAAACAACATATTTGGATCAGTTGGATAATGCAATTGATTTGAGTGATTTTAATGTTAAAATTTTAGTTGGAGTAGTTGCAATAATTTATTTAGTATTATTTTTACTTTCATATGTCAACAAACTTACTAAATATTCTCAAAATAAAAAAGTGAGAAATAAAAATGGCGAAATCGAAGTATCGATAAAAACAATAAATGAAACTACTAAAGAATTTTTAAAGACAAAAGAAATTATAAAAAGCTCAAAAGTGAGATCATATTCAAAAGGGAAAGCGGTTGTTATCGAAGCAAGTGTGGATACATACAATGTGGAAGATTTAAACGACAAACTTTCGAATATTCAAAATGAATTAACCGATTATGTTTTTCATTCAACTGGAATTACAGTAAAAAAAAGTAAAATAAAATTGAGAAAAGTTTTAAGTGAAACAATAACAGAAAAAAAAGCTGTGGATTTTTCTGAAAATACAGATAAAAATCGGGAACAAAAAAAAGAAACTGAAAACGAGAAAAATTCTGAAACAAGCGAAAAAACAGAGTAA
- the nusB gene encoding transcription antitermination factor NusB → MTRRKIREEIFKLLFEHELIDNDIQKRIEEVIEEEKITKEDQIDFLKSYVTEIIENEEILIEKIKNILDGWTYERLGTIEKVLLKISFYEILIKKVGYEIAINEVLEIAKKYSYNDTKDFLNGILAKLVKDIK, encoded by the coding sequence ATGACAAGAAGAAAAATTAGAGAAGAAATATTTAAACTTCTTTTTGAACATGAACTAATTGATAACGATATTCAGAAAAGAATTGAAGAAGTTATTGAAGAAGAAAAAATTACAAAAGAAGACCAAATTGATTTTTTAAAAAGTTATGTAACTGAAATTATTGAAAATGAAGAAATTTTAATAGAAAAAATAAAAAATATACTTGACGGTTGGACTTACGAAAGACTGGGAACAATAGAAAAGGTACTATTAAAAATCTCTTTTTACGAAATTCTTATAAAAAAAGTGGGATATGAAATTGCAATAAACGAAGTTTTAGAAATTGCGAAAAAATATTCTTACAATGATACAAAGGATTTTTTAAATGGAATTCTTGCAAAATTAGTAAAAGATATAAAATAA
- the nadR gene encoding multifunctional transcriptional regulator/nicotinamide-nucleotide adenylyltransferase/ribosylnicotinamide kinase NadR, translated as MKKIGIVVGKFFPLHIGHVNLIQRASGIVEKVYVVVSYSTDGDDLITSNSRFVKEITPKDRLRFVKQTFKNQPNIVSFLFNEDDCPPYPDGWEKWSKLLKEEIEKRENREKRENEENKKNLDWKNDVIFISNHKDDKKYYLKYFGSQTKSIDENYNEYNVNSHEIRENPSKYWNYLPREVREHLIPIITICGGESSGKSIMIDKLANVFNTSSAWEYGREYVFEKLGGDEDALQYSDYEKIVFGHQSNVLYAARNANKFALIDTDYITTLAFCLTYEKRDNPIVREFVQNYRFDLTILLENNVKWVNDGLRSIGDDDRREKFQKLLKTLYKEYNISYVTVKSNSYENRYLACKHIIKAYLNGEENLQEIADSYE; from the coding sequence ATGAAAAAAATAGGAATTGTCGTAGGGAAATTTTTTCCACTTCACATAGGACATGTAAATTTGATTCAAAGAGCTAGTGGAATTGTGGAAAAGGTATATGTAGTCGTTTCATATTCGACTGATGGAGATGATCTTATTACTTCAAATTCTAGGTTTGTGAAAGAAATAACACCAAAGGACAGACTTCGTTTTGTAAAACAGACATTTAAAAATCAGCCTAATATAGTTTCTTTTTTGTTTAACGAAGACGATTGTCCACCGTATCCAGATGGCTGGGAAAAGTGGTCAAAATTATTGAAAGAAGAAATTGAAAAAAGAGAAAATAGAGAAAAAAGAGAAAATGAAGAGAACAAAAAAAATTTGGATTGGAAAAATGATGTGATTTTCATAAGTAATCACAAAGATGATAAAAAATATTATTTAAAGTATTTTGGCTCACAGACGAAATCAATTGATGAAAATTACAATGAATATAATGTAAATTCTCACGAAATCAGAGAAAATCCAAGTAAATATTGGAATTATTTACCTCGAGAAGTAAGAGAGCATTTAATCCCCATTATAACCATATGTGGCGGTGAAAGCAGCGGAAAAAGCATTATGATAGACAAACTTGCCAATGTGTTTAATACAAGTTCTGCTTGGGAATATGGACGAGAGTATGTTTTTGAAAAATTGGGTGGAGATGAAGATGCTTTGCAATATTCGGATTATGAAAAGATAGTTTTTGGACATCAGTCAAATGTCTTGTATGCTGCAAGAAATGCGAATAAATTTGCACTGATTGATACGGATTACATCACAACTTTAGCATTTTGCTTGACTTATGAAAAAAGGGACAATCCAATTGTCAGAGAATTTGTGCAAAATTATAGATTTGATCTTACTATACTTTTGGAAAATAATGTAAAATGGGTAAATGATGGACTTCGTTCAATTGGAGATGACGACAGAAGAGAAAAATTTCAAAAATTATTAAAAACCTTGTACAAAGAGTACAATATTTCATATGTGACTGTGAAATCAAATAGCTATGAAAACAGATATTTGGCTTGTAAGCATATTATAAAGGCATATTTAAACGGAGAAGAAAATTTGCAAGAAATTGCCGATAGCTACGAGTAA
- the rpmF gene encoding 50S ribosomal protein L32, whose protein sequence is MAVPKKRTSKAKRNMRRAHDAITAPNIVVEADGTVRRPHRLNLETGVYRGRQVLKADETTTEAE, encoded by the coding sequence ATGGCAGTACCTAAGAAAAGAACTTCCAAAGCTAAAAGAAATATGAGAAGAGCACATGACGCAATTACAGCTCCAAACATCGTAGTAGAAGCTGACGGAACAGTGAGAAGACCTCACAGATTAAATTTAGAAACAGGAGTATACAGAGGTAGACAAGTGTTAAAAGCTGACGAAACAACAACAGAAGCTGAATAA